A stretch of the Thermus thermophilus genome encodes the following:
- a CDS encoding 30S ribosomal protein S1, giving the protein MEDKATQTPEQTFSMEEALQETEARLEKRVRPGQILTGKVVLVGSEGVAVDIGAKTEGIIPFNQLTTKPLSEEELRNLLSPGDEVKVQVLRVDPETGQILLSRKKIEAQEKWDRVQELYEKGEPVTVTIKERVKGGVVAELDGVQGFMPASQLDLRRVPNLDEFVGQQVLAKIIEFHRRKGRVILSRRAVLEEEQKRAREAFLKSLEPGQVVEGTVVEVTDFGVFVNLGPVDGLVHRSEITWGRFNHPREVIQKGQKVKAQVLSVDPEKERVNLSIKALIPDPWTTVAEKYPVGTRVRGKVVGLTQFGAFVEVEPGLEGLIHISELSWTKRPKHPSEVVKEGDEVEAVVLRLDPEERRLSLGLKQTQPDPWQQLTEKYPPGTVLKGKVTGVTDFGVFVEIEPGIEGLVHVSELDHKRVENPAALFKKGDEMEVVVLNIDPVEQRVSLSRKRLLPPPLPQEEERPRRARSGKERARRKGAPRREDRREYEYGAVAEYNLYDASSVPTTTATVKLGDLYGDLLASLGFEEEAEEKSRG; this is encoded by the coding sequence ATGGAAGACAAGGCGACCCAGACCCCGGAACAGACCTTCAGCATGGAAGAGGCCCTTCAGGAGACGGAGGCCCGGCTGGAGAAGCGCGTGCGCCCCGGGCAGATCCTGACGGGCAAGGTGGTTCTGGTGGGCTCGGAAGGCGTGGCGGTGGACATCGGCGCCAAGACCGAGGGCATCATCCCCTTCAACCAGCTCACCACCAAGCCCCTCTCCGAGGAGGAACTCAGGAACCTTCTGAGCCCTGGGGACGAGGTGAAGGTCCAGGTGCTCCGGGTGGACCCCGAGACGGGCCAGATCCTGCTCTCCCGGAAGAAGATCGAGGCCCAGGAGAAGTGGGACCGGGTCCAGGAGCTTTACGAGAAGGGCGAGCCCGTCACCGTGACCATCAAGGAGCGGGTGAAGGGGGGCGTGGTCGCCGAGCTGGACGGTGTCCAGGGCTTCATGCCCGCCTCCCAGCTGGACCTTAGGCGCGTCCCGAACCTGGACGAGTTCGTGGGCCAGCAGGTCCTGGCCAAGATCATTGAGTTCCACCGCCGTAAAGGCCGGGTCATCCTCTCCCGCCGGGCGGTGCTGGAGGAGGAGCAGAAGCGGGCCCGGGAGGCCTTCCTCAAGAGCCTCGAGCCCGGCCAGGTGGTGGAGGGCACCGTGGTGGAGGTGACCGACTTCGGGGTCTTCGTCAACCTGGGCCCCGTGGACGGCTTGGTCCACCGCTCCGAGATCACCTGGGGGCGGTTCAACCACCCCCGCGAGGTGATCCAGAAGGGCCAGAAGGTGAAGGCCCAGGTCCTCTCCGTGGACCCCGAGAAGGAGCGGGTCAACCTCTCCATCAAGGCCCTCATCCCCGACCCCTGGACCACGGTGGCGGAGAAGTACCCCGTGGGCACCCGGGTCCGGGGCAAGGTGGTGGGCCTCACCCAGTTCGGGGCCTTCGTGGAGGTGGAGCCGGGCCTCGAGGGCCTGATCCACATCTCCGAGCTCTCCTGGACCAAGCGGCCCAAGCACCCCTCCGAGGTGGTGAAGGAGGGGGACGAGGTGGAGGCCGTGGTCCTGCGCCTGGACCCCGAGGAGCGCCGCCTCTCCCTGGGCCTCAAGCAGACCCAGCCCGATCCCTGGCAGCAGCTCACGGAGAAGTACCCGCCCGGCACCGTGCTGAAGGGCAAGGTTACCGGGGTCACGGACTTCGGGGTCTTCGTGGAGATTGAGCCCGGCATTGAGGGGCTCGTCCACGTCTCCGAGCTGGACCACAAGCGGGTGGAGAACCCGGCCGCCCTCTTCAAGAAGGGGGACGAGATGGAGGTCGTGGTCCTCAACATTGACCCGGTGGAGCAGCGGGTCTCCCTCTCCCGCAAGCGCCTCCTTCCGCCCCCCCTGCCCCAGGAGGAGGAGCGGCCCCGCCGCGCCCGCTCGGGCAAGGAGCGCGCCCGCCGCAAGGGGGCGCCCCGCCGGGAGGACCGGAGGGAGTACGAGTACGGCGCCGTGGCGGAGTACAACCTCTACGACGCCTCCAGCGTGCCCACCACCACGGCCACGGTGAAGCTCGGCGACCTCTACGGCGACCTCTTGGCGAGCCTGGGCTTCGAGGAGGAGGCTGAGGAGAAGAGCCGAGGCTAA
- a CDS encoding M20 family metallopeptidase, protein MESLRWMEARLPEILKDLEAFVRRESPSGDLAGLKEAAAFLEEAFGPLEGRLSRKDTPAGPVLLLKREGEGAPVLVLCHYDTVHPKGSFPEPFRLEREKAIGPGVYDMKGGIIALLYALRYAEATGRRLPALEVLFTPDEEVGSPESRPLIEAAAKKARAVLVLEPPTAEGHLKVARKGVGLYRLRAIGKAAHQGVEPEKGVNAILELAHQVLKAAALEDREKGTTLGPNRIRGGTATNVVAEEAEVEIDLRAWTLEEVRRVEEGLKALKPVLPGARLVLSGGLNRPPMEPTEESLALFAKARTIGEALGLRLEPGRVGGGSDGNFTAALGVPTLDGLGLFGGDAHQKTEYVVVPEIPRRAALLAELLAAL, encoded by the coding sequence ATGGAAAGCCTTCGCTGGATGGAAGCCCGCCTTCCCGAGATCCTCAAGGACCTGGAGGCCTTCGTCCGCCGGGAGTCCCCCTCGGGGGACCTCGCGGGCCTTAAGGAAGCCGCGGCCTTCCTGGAAGAGGCCTTCGGGCCCCTCGAGGGCCGCCTCTCCCGCAAGGACACCCCCGCGGGCCCCGTCCTCCTCCTCAAGCGGGAAGGCGAGGGCGCCCCCGTGCTCGTCCTCTGCCACTACGACACCGTCCACCCCAAGGGGAGCTTCCCCGAGCCCTTCCGCCTGGAGCGGGAGAAGGCCATCGGTCCCGGGGTCTACGACATGAAGGGGGGGATCATCGCCCTCCTCTACGCCCTGCGCTACGCCGAGGCCACGGGGCGGAGGCTTCCCGCCCTCGAGGTCCTCTTCACCCCCGACGAGGAGGTGGGCTCCCCGGAAAGCCGCCCCCTCATTGAGGCCGCCGCCAAGAAGGCCCGGGCGGTGCTGGTCCTGGAACCCCCCACCGCGGAAGGCCACCTGAAGGTGGCCCGCAAGGGGGTGGGGCTCTACCGGCTTAGGGCCATCGGCAAGGCCGCCCACCAGGGGGTAGAGCCGGAGAAGGGGGTGAACGCCATCCTGGAGCTCGCCCACCAGGTCCTCAAGGCGGCGGCCCTGGAGGACCGGGAGAAGGGGACCACCCTGGGGCCGAACCGCATCCGGGGCGGCACGGCCACCAACGTGGTGGCCGAGGAGGCGGAGGTGGAGATTGACCTCAGGGCCTGGACCCTGGAGGAGGTGCGGCGGGTGGAGGAAGGGCTTAAGGCCCTCAAGCCCGTCCTGCCCGGGGCCAGGCTCGTGCTCTCGGGCGGCCTCAACCGCCCCCCCATGGAGCCCACGGAGGAAAGCCTCGCCCTCTTCGCCAAGGCCCGGACCATCGGGGAGGCCCTGGGCCTGAGGCTCGAGCCCGGCCGGGTGGGCGGGGGCTCGGACGGGAACTTCACCGCCGCCCTAGGGGTGCCCACCCTGGACGGCCTGGGGCTTTTCGGGGGCGATGCCCACCAGAAGACGGAGTACGTGGTGGTGCCGGAGATCCCCCGCCGCGCCGCCCTCCTCGCCGAGCTCCTCGCCGCCCTATGA
- a CDS encoding YbaK/EbsC family protein, whose amino-acid sequence MSLSPSARRVQGALEARGFGHLKVVELPASTRTAKEAAQAVGAEVGQIVKSLVFVGERGAYLFLVSGKNRLDLGKATRLVGGPLRQATPEEVRELTGFAIGGVPPVGHNTPLPAYLDEDLLGYPEVWAAGGTPRALFRATPEELLALTGAQVADLKEA is encoded by the coding sequence ATGAGCCTCTCCCCCTCCGCCCGGCGGGTCCAAGGCGCCCTCGAGGCCCGGGGCTTCGGCCACCTGAAGGTGGTGGAGCTTCCCGCCTCCACCCGCACCGCCAAAGAAGCCGCCCAGGCCGTGGGGGCGGAGGTGGGGCAGATCGTGAAGAGCCTGGTCTTCGTTGGGGAAAGGGGAGCCTACCTCTTCCTGGTGAGCGGGAAGAACCGGCTGGACCTGGGAAAGGCCACGCGTCTGGTGGGCGGCCCCCTGCGCCAGGCCACGCCGGAGGAGGTGCGGGAACTCACCGGCTTCGCCATCGGGGGTGTCCCCCCGGTGGGGCACAACACGCCCTTGCCCGCCTACCTGGACGAGGACCTCCTGGGCTACCCCGAGGTCTGGGCGGCCGGAGGCACCCCGAGGGCCCTCTTCCGGGCCACCCCCGAGGAGCTCCTCGCCCTCACCGGGGCCCAGGTGGCGGACCTCAAGGAGGCCTAG
- a CDS encoding alanine/glycine:cation symporter family protein yields the protein MDILAWNETLNRIVFGFPMKLVYLLVGAYLVIFQIRWFSAPFRMARVAFSETLGAIRERAYGFGGQITPYQATMVALSATLGTGHLLGMLAAVLVGGPGAVFWMWVGYFFGTGTKFAEATLAVHYRRRFADGSVSGGPMYYLFRGLPRLRFLGHLFAFFAAVAAFGIGNLFQAGAVGGALVPLGAPPALVGLFLALLVGVVLGGGIVRVARFAQVVVPLKLLLFLAAVGPLLVLYAGRIPEALALVFQAAFSPEAALGGAAGYSLFAAINAGLGRGIFANEAGLGSAAIAHAQAQVDHPVRQGFWGVTEMLVSFLVTSLTALTFVASGLWQRGGSAAEAAQALFQAHPLGGVVLALTVAVFALGTMVSWGFYGEEAAAFLLGEGVRWPYRLAFATLAFVGPLGGLEAFLAVSDTLNGLMALPNLLGLVLLGGVVGRLVYGFFRGEPWVPPR from the coding sequence ATGGACATCCTGGCCTGGAACGAAACCCTGAACCGCATCGTTTTCGGCTTTCCCATGAAGCTGGTCTACCTCCTGGTGGGGGCCTACCTGGTGATCTTCCAGATCCGCTGGTTCAGCGCCCCCTTCAGGATGGCGCGGGTGGCCTTCAGCGAGACCCTTGGGGCGATCCGGGAGCGGGCCTACGGCTTCGGCGGCCAGATCACCCCCTACCAGGCCACCATGGTGGCCCTCTCCGCCACCCTGGGCACGGGCCACCTCCTCGGCATGCTGGCGGCGGTGCTCGTGGGGGGGCCGGGGGCGGTGTTCTGGATGTGGGTGGGCTACTTCTTCGGCACCGGCACGAAGTTCGCCGAGGCCACCCTGGCGGTCCACTACCGCCGCCGCTTCGCCGACGGCTCCGTTTCCGGCGGGCCCATGTACTACCTCTTTCGGGGCCTCCCCAGGCTACGCTTCCTGGGCCACCTCTTCGCCTTCTTCGCCGCGGTGGCCGCTTTCGGCATCGGCAACCTCTTCCAGGCGGGGGCGGTGGGGGGGGCCCTGGTTCCCTTGGGGGCGCCGCCCGCCCTGGTGGGCCTCTTCCTGGCCCTCCTGGTGGGGGTGGTCCTGGGCGGGGGGATCGTGCGGGTGGCCCGCTTCGCCCAGGTGGTGGTGCCCCTGAAGCTCCTCCTCTTCCTGGCGGCGGTGGGGCCCCTCCTCGTCCTCTACGCCGGGCGGATCCCCGAGGCCCTGGCCCTGGTCTTCCAGGCCGCCTTCAGCCCGGAGGCCGCTTTGGGGGGGGCTGCGGGCTACAGCCTCTTCGCCGCCATCAACGCGGGGCTTGGCCGGGGCATCTTCGCCAATGAAGCGGGGCTGGGTTCGGCGGCCATCGCCCACGCCCAGGCCCAGGTGGACCACCCCGTGCGCCAGGGGTTCTGGGGGGTCACGGAGATGCTCGTGAGCTTCCTGGTGACCTCCCTCACCGCCCTCACCTTCGTCGCCTCCGGGCTTTGGCAAAGGGGGGGAAGCGCCGCCGAGGCGGCCCAGGCCCTCTTCCAGGCCCACCCCTTGGGGGGCGTGGTCCTCGCCCTCACCGTGGCGGTCTTCGCCCTGGGGACCATGGTCTCCTGGGGGTTTTACGGGGAGGAGGCCGCGGCCTTCCTCCTCGGGGAGGGCGTCCGCTGGCCCTACCGCCTCGCCTTCGCCACCTTGGCCTTCGTGGGGCCTCTGGGGGGCCTCGAGGCCTTTTTGGCCGTTTCCGACACCCTAAACGGCCTCATGGCCCTTCCCAACCTCCTAGGCCTGGTCCTTCTGGGCGGGGTGGTGGGACGCCTGGTCTACGGCTTCTTCCGCGGGGAGCCCTGGGTGCCGCCCCGCTAA
- a CDS encoding DUF4388 domain-containing protein, whose translation MLSGDLAEFPFPSLVGALMSAGRTGRLRLHPPFLEAEVYLRGGQVVHAKAQSGERVLEGEEALDLLVGLRRAPFVFEPEALPPHTTLLGGLEVPARLAQAQAAWEKVKLPANWGLRLRLPREGSAVELPSEALGLLARVEGKRIAEVLLAPGVLRQARVLSTLLEVGALEAYPEVDLPPEPLVVLPIYGPGSGVAYVDEALYARWARAIRRGFRVRLLPPGAVLEVRPRPNLQGRVRLMEEDLKRLRLRRGDKVEAVPEV comes from the coding sequence ATGCTTTCGGGGGACCTGGCCGAGTTTCCGTTTCCCTCCCTGGTGGGGGCGCTGATGAGCGCGGGGCGCACGGGGAGGCTGCGCCTGCACCCTCCTTTTTTGGAGGCCGAGGTCTACCTTCGGGGCGGGCAGGTGGTCCACGCCAAGGCCCAGTCGGGGGAAAGGGTCTTGGAAGGGGAGGAGGCCCTAGACCTCTTGGTAGGGCTTAGGCGGGCCCCCTTTGTCTTTGAGCCCGAGGCCCTTCCGCCCCACACCACCCTGCTTGGGGGCCTCGAGGTCCCGGCCCGGCTCGCCCAGGCCCAAGCCGCCTGGGAGAAGGTCAAGCTGCCCGCCAACTGGGGCCTCCGCCTCCGCCTGCCCCGGGAGGGGAGCGCGGTGGAGCTTCCCTCAGAGGCCCTGGGACTCCTCGCCCGGGTAGAGGGGAAGCGGATCGCCGAGGTCCTCCTCGCCCCCGGGGTGTTGCGGCAGGCCCGGGTCCTCAGCACCCTCCTGGAGGTGGGGGCCCTGGAGGCCTACCCCGAGGTGGACCTTCCCCCCGAGCCCCTCGTGGTCCTCCCCATCTACGGGCCGGGCTCGGGGGTGGCCTACGTGGACGAGGCCCTCTACGCCCGGTGGGCCCGGGCCATCCGCCGAGGGTTTAGGGTGCGGCTTCTGCCCCCGGGGGCGGTCCTCGAGGTCCGTCCCCGGCCGAACCTCCAAGGGAGGGTGAGGCTTATGGAGGAGGACCTAAAGCGCCTGCGCCTCCGCCGGGGGGACAAGGTGGAGGCCGTGCCGGAGGTGTAG
- a CDS encoding alpha/beta hydrolase, with the protein MHLLLLHGFTSHPVLTLGPLPERLKEAGFQVRQPALPGHGTRPEDLLKVRFEDWLLAAEEAYLELPEPRGVVGLSMGGLLAAHLAARHPTKALVALAPAFALKNPLAPLAPYLHRLIPRFPGPPSIEDPELRKHNPNYPYFPTRAVLELLALMRKTPEVLPRVKARALVVAAGKDRVVKGVDRYFALLGSPRKDYLVFPESGHDLLLDRDREAVARAVRDWLIASDN; encoded by the coding sequence ATGCACCTTCTCCTCCTCCACGGCTTCACCTCCCACCCCGTCCTCACCCTCGGCCCCCTGCCAGAAAGGCTCAAGGAGGCAGGGTTCCAGGTGCGCCAGCCCGCCCTGCCGGGCCACGGCACGCGGCCCGAGGACCTCCTAAAGGTGCGCTTTGAGGACTGGCTCCTGGCGGCGGAAGAGGCCTACCTGGAGCTTCCCGAGCCCCGGGGGGTGGTGGGGCTTTCCATGGGGGGGCTTCTCGCCGCCCACCTCGCCGCCCGCCACCCCACAAAGGCCCTCGTGGCCCTGGCCCCCGCCTTCGCCCTGAAAAACCCCTTGGCGCCCTTGGCGCCCTACCTCCACCGGCTCATCCCCCGCTTTCCCGGCCCACCCTCCATAGAGGACCCGGAGCTCAGGAAGCACAACCCCAACTACCCCTACTTCCCCACCCGGGCTGTCCTGGAGCTCCTCGCCCTCATGCGCAAGACCCCGGAAGTCCTCCCCCGGGTGAAGGCCCGGGCCCTGGTGGTGGCGGCGGGGAAAGACCGGGTGGTAAAGGGGGTGGACCGGTACTTCGCCCTCCTGGGAAGCCCGAGGAAGGACTACCTCGTCTTCCCGGAAAGCGGCCACGACCTCCTCTTGGACCGGGACCGGGAGGCGGTGGCCCGGGCGGTGCGCGACTGGCTTATTGCAAGTGATAACTAA
- a CDS encoding ZIP family metal transporter — translation MEGLPISPWTVFLYALLTAVATGLGALPFLFTRGITRRHLGLANAAAAGLMVAASFGLIYEGVNYSLGRTLVGVGLGLLFILLAHRYLEGREVNLGDLKGLDARKALMMVGIMTLHSFAEGVGVGVAFGGGEALGVFITLAIAVHNIPEGLAISLVLVPRGVSALGAALWSVFSSLPQPLMAVPAYLFVEAFQPFLPVGLGLAAGAMIWMAVAELLPDALKEAEAEGVATVLTLSVALMVAFQILIGG, via the coding sequence ATGGAAGGCCTGCCCATCTCTCCTTGGACGGTGTTCCTCTACGCCCTCCTCACCGCCGTCGCCACAGGCCTCGGCGCCCTCCCCTTCCTCTTCACCCGCGGGATCACGCGGCGGCACCTCGGCCTGGCCAACGCCGCCGCCGCCGGGCTCATGGTGGCGGCGAGTTTCGGCCTCATCTACGAGGGGGTGAACTACAGCCTGGGGCGGACCCTGGTGGGCGTGGGCCTCGGCCTCCTCTTCATCCTCCTCGCCCACCGCTACCTCGAGGGCCGGGAGGTGAACCTCGGCGACCTCAAGGGCCTGGACGCCCGCAAGGCCCTGATGATGGTGGGCATCATGACCCTCCACTCCTTCGCCGAAGGGGTAGGGGTGGGGGTGGCCTTCGGGGGGGGAGAGGCCCTGGGGGTCTTCATCACCCTGGCCATCGCCGTGCACAACATCCCCGAGGGACTCGCCATCAGCCTCGTCCTCGTCCCCCGGGGGGTGAGCGCGCTCGGGGCCGCCTTGTGGAGCGTCTTCTCCAGCCTGCCCCAGCCCCTCATGGCCGTGCCCGCCTACCTCTTCGTGGAGGCCTTCCAACCCTTCCTGCCGGTGGGGCTTGGCCTCGCCGCCGGGGCCATGATCTGGATGGCCGTGGCCGAGCTCCTCCCCGACGCCCTGAAGGAGGCCGAGGCCGAAGGGGTGGCCACGGTCCTTACCCTCTCCGTGGCCCTCATGGTGGCCTTCCAGATCCTGATCGGGGGCTAA
- a CDS encoding DNA/RNA nuclease SfsA — protein MELPLPPLLPCRVLRRVNRFLVEADVGPLHLANTGRLRELLLPGTRGHYHPRPTAKTRGRLYLVEQEGVLVGVDATLAGPLLERLLRAGRYGPLEALRREVGLRGERLDFWARVGGKEAFFEAKNANRLEGALALFPDAPTSRGARHLRLLAALAREGYGAFAVWLVQHPLAEAFALDPADRALLEAAQEAREAGVVLEAYRVRPSLKALRLEAPLPWVWR, from the coding sequence ATGGAGCTTCCCCTTCCTCCCCTCCTTCCCTGCCGGGTGCTCCGGCGGGTGAACCGCTTCCTGGTGGAGGCGGACGTGGGGCCCCTTCACCTCGCCAACACGGGCCGCCTGAGGGAGCTCCTCCTCCCCGGAACCCGGGGCCACTACCACCCGAGGCCCACGGCCAAGACCCGGGGGCGGCTTTACCTGGTGGAGCAGGAAGGCGTCCTCGTGGGGGTGGACGCCACCCTGGCGGGGCCCCTTCTGGAAAGGCTCCTTCGCGCCGGGCGCTACGGTCCCCTGGAGGCCTTGCGGCGGGAGGTGGGGCTACGGGGGGAAAGGCTGGACTTCTGGGCCCGGGTGGGGGGAAAGGAGGCCTTCTTTGAGGCCAAGAACGCGAACCGGCTGGAGGGGGCCCTCGCCCTCTTCCCCGACGCCCCCACCTCGAGGGGGGCCCGCCACCTCCGCCTCCTCGCCGCCTTGGCCCGGGAGGGGTACGGGGCCTTCGCCGTCTGGCTCGTCCAGCACCCCCTGGCCGAGGCCTTCGCCCTGGACCCCGCGGACCGGGCCCTCCTCGAGGCCGCCCAGGAGGCCCGGGAGGCCGGGGTGGTCCTGGAGGCCTATAGGGTCCGGCCGAGCCTGAAGGCCCTCCGCCTCGAGGCCCCCCTCCCCTGGGTCTGGCGCTAA
- a CDS encoding alpha/beta hydrolase family protein: MGRAWLFLLLPLLVLGAEEGPAPLERVPGGVFYRREGVRLFAEACFPSGPPMGALLLVPGGFGPPTETLRARCRLWAERGFLALVPHLRGRGKSGGRITGCLEEAEDLALLARLLPRLGVGRHAYAGYSLGACVALKAAALEGGAQGVAFVIGPVDFAEQVALLRRTRPEALTRWREIFGALPEECPACYARQSPLPHAARLQAPLLVLQGGNDPLIPPTQACRLRDVREGMGRRVHQVALTREGTPWTLPLTKGRACLRPTGFGPPGEDHLVLFPDLHHAVIPAMEALLERFLLAWFRP; the protein is encoded by the coding sequence ATGGGAAGGGCTTGGCTTTTCCTCCTCCTTCCCCTCCTGGTCTTGGGGGCGGAGGAGGGGCCCGCCCCCTTGGAGAGGGTGCCCGGGGGGGTCTTCTACCGCCGGGAAGGGGTGCGGCTTTTCGCGGAGGCGTGCTTCCCCTCAGGCCCCCCCATGGGCGCCCTCCTTCTCGTGCCGGGGGGGTTCGGCCCCCCCACGGAGACCCTGCGGGCGCGGTGCCGCCTGTGGGCAGAAAGGGGTTTCCTGGCCCTCGTGCCCCACCTCCGGGGCCGGGGAAAGAGCGGCGGGCGCATCACGGGGTGCCTGGAGGAGGCGGAGGACCTGGCCCTCCTGGCCCGGCTCCTTCCCCGCCTGGGGGTGGGGCGCCACGCCTACGCGGGCTACTCCCTGGGGGCCTGCGTGGCCCTGAAGGCCGCCGCCCTGGAGGGGGGGGCCCAGGGGGTGGCCTTCGTCATCGGGCCCGTGGACTTCGCCGAACAGGTGGCCCTCCTCCGCCGCACCCGCCCCGAGGCCCTCACGCGGTGGCGCGAGATCTTCGGTGCGCTACCCGAGGAGTGCCCGGCCTGCTACGCCCGGCAGAGCCCCCTGCCCCACGCGGCCAGGCTCCAGGCCCCCCTTCTGGTCCTGCAGGGGGGAAACGACCCCCTCATTCCCCCCACCCAGGCCTGCCGCTTGCGGGACGTCCGGGAGGGGATGGGGCGGCGGGTCCACCAGGTGGCCCTTACCCGGGAGGGAACGCCCTGGACCCTCCCCCTCACCAAGGGGCGGGCCTGCCTCCGCCCCACGGGCTTTGGCCCCCCGGGGGAGGACCACCTTGTCCTCTTCCCCGACCTCCACCACGCGGTAATACCGGCCATGGAGGCCCTGCTGGAGCGGTTTCTTTTGGCCTGGTTCCGCCCTTGA
- a CDS encoding acyltransferase, translated as MERFPWVEVFRGLAILEVVLHHVTGRFLRELSPGSPEWLLLAGVNRTLHFAVPAFLFMTALVLGASFHREFRLGRYLKSRALRLLWPYLLWSGIYLLFRYWDTGVFQPERLLHQLLFGKAYFHLYFLVVALELALLLPLFRPILLRRPHGVWFLLLGAGGTLALYFLNRAYRFLPYPGSFVLWYLPAIALGLYLASRLEALPRLLRYWPLGLLAAGLGLWGYLPLALDVLQRVPVNTFHYQAFHWIFTTGMAFLLLALAHALARTPLRGPLAFLGRYSLQIYLVHPMVMRLLEKYPGFPEPLGLKPAFAVYLALALLLPLLLARLLARARVSPVVFGR; from the coding sequence GTGGAGCGCTTTCCCTGGGTGGAGGTTTTCCGGGGGCTCGCCATCCTCGAGGTGGTCCTGCACCACGTGACGGGCCGCTTCCTGCGGGAGCTCTCCCCGGGGAGCCCGGAGTGGCTCCTCCTGGCGGGGGTGAACCGCACCCTGCACTTCGCGGTGCCCGCCTTCCTCTTCATGACCGCCCTGGTCCTGGGGGCCTCCTTCCACCGGGAGTTCCGCCTGGGCCGCTACCTGAAAAGCCGCGCCTTGCGCCTTCTTTGGCCCTACCTCCTCTGGAGCGGGATCTACCTTCTTTTCCGCTACTGGGACACGGGGGTCTTCCAGCCCGAGCGCCTGCTCCACCAGCTCCTCTTCGGCAAGGCCTACTTCCACCTCTACTTTTTGGTGGTGGCCCTGGAGCTCGCCCTCCTCCTCCCCCTCTTCCGCCCCATCCTCCTCAGGCGGCCCCACGGGGTCTGGTTCCTCCTTCTCGGGGCGGGGGGGACGCTGGCCCTCTACTTCCTGAACCGGGCCTACCGCTTCCTGCCCTACCCGGGGAGCTTCGTCCTATGGTACCTCCCGGCCATCGCCCTCGGGCTTTACCTGGCAAGCCGCCTCGAGGCCCTCCCCCGCCTCCTGCGGTACTGGCCACTGGGGCTTCTGGCCGCGGGCCTTGGGCTTTGGGGCTACCTGCCCCTGGCCCTGGACGTCCTGCAACGGGTTCCCGTGAACACCTTCCACTACCAGGCCTTCCACTGGATTTTCACCACGGGGATGGCCTTCCTGCTCCTGGCCCTGGCCCACGCCCTGGCTCGCACCCCCCTGCGGGGCCCCTTGGCCTTCTTGGGCCGCTACTCCCTGCAGATCTACCTGGTGCACCCCATGGTGATGCGCCTTCTGGAAAAGTACCCGGGCTTCCCCGAGCCTTTGGGGCTGAAGCCTGCCTTCGCCGTCTACCTGGCCCTGGCCCTCCTTCTCCCCCTCCTCCTCGCCCGCCTCCTGGCCCGCGCCCGGGTCTCGCCGGTGGTGTTCGGCCGCTGA